From Desulfuromonas soudanensis, the proteins below share one genomic window:
- the thiL gene encoding thiamine-phosphate kinase: MNLAALGEFGFIERIRRRAASVPAVRVAIGDDCAALSLPAGELLLTTTDLLIEDVHFRRAFTDLKTLGRKSVAVNVSDIAAMGGVPRYLYLGLGVPADLGLEDLDAFIDGFLESAAAYGAVLAGGDTCRSPGPLLISVTAEGSVAEGELVRRSGAVVGDGIYLSGTVGDSALALHLLQRGEVPAPALAARHHDPTARTLLGRALAEAKLPSAMIDVSDGVLADLGHLLEASGVGALLEEEALPLSALFREGLSADPSRIELAWSGGEDYELLFTAPAGQKEALCALARRLDLPLTRIGTVTANAEGLSVRTGDGRLLHPAPAGFNHFASGGQPSGN; the protein is encoded by the coding sequence GTGAATCTCGCCGCCCTCGGCGAGTTCGGTTTTATCGAGCGGATCCGCCGTCGGGCCGCAAGCGTTCCGGCCGTCCGGGTCGCCATCGGCGACGATTGCGCCGCTCTGTCCCTGCCGGCCGGGGAGCTCCTCCTGACCACCACCGATCTGCTGATCGAGGACGTCCATTTCCGCCGCGCCTTTACGGACCTCAAAACGCTCGGACGCAAGAGCGTTGCGGTAAATGTCAGTGATATCGCAGCAATGGGCGGTGTTCCCCGCTATCTTTACCTCGGACTGGGAGTCCCCGCCGATCTTGGTCTTGAGGATCTCGACGCCTTCATCGACGGTTTTCTCGAGTCTGCCGCCGCCTATGGCGCGGTCCTGGCGGGGGGGGACACCTGCCGATCCCCCGGCCCGTTGCTCATTTCCGTCACCGCCGAAGGGAGCGTGGCCGAGGGGGAGTTGGTGCGCCGGAGCGGCGCCGTCGTCGGCGACGGCATCTACCTTTCCGGGACCGTCGGCGACAGTGCCCTGGCCCTGCATCTTCTCCAGAGAGGAGAGGTTCCGGCTCCGGCACTGGCCGCACGCCACCATGATCCGACGGCCCGCACCCTTCTCGGACGGGCCCTGGCCGAGGCCAAGCTCCCTTCGGCGATGATTGACGTCTCCGACGGTGTCCTTGCCGACCTCGGCCATCTCCTCGAGGCCTCAGGCGTCGGTGCCCTCCTCGAGGAGGAAGCGCTCCCCCTCTCCGCGCTCTTTCGAGAGGGTCTGTCTGCCGATCCCTCCCGGATCGAGCTGGCCTGGAGCGGCGGCGAGGATTACGAACTCCTCTTTACCGCCCCGGCCGGGCAAAAGGAGGCTCTTTGCGCCCTGGCCCGCCGCCTCGACCTCCCCCTGACGCGCATCGGAACGGTGACAGCAAATGCCGAGGGACTCTCCGTCAGGACCGGCGACGGCCGTCTCCTTCACCCGGCTCCGGCGGGATTTAATCATTTCGCTTCCGGTGGCCAGCCGTCCGGGAATTGA
- the lon gene encoding endopeptidase La: MAQPTENRDLNIPNELPLLPVRDVVIFPYMILPLFVGREKSIAAVEAALSRDRMIFLATQREMGEEEPQPEDIFTVGTVAMIMRMLKLPDGRVKILVQGLAKGRLEAFTSEAPFFTARIERLVEPRLSELPLEVEALMRTVRDQLAELLNMGRTLAPEVMVVVENIEDPGSLADLVASNMGLKVASAQELIEVLDPLERLRRVKDLLAKELELMSVQNRIQSQAKEEMGKSQREYFLREQLRAIQSELGEADARAEEIAELRQKLEAAGLPETARGEAEKQLKRLETMHPEAAEYSILRTYMDWLVELPWSRTTRDNLDLKKARKVLDEDHYNLEKVKERILEFLAVRKLKKELKGPVLCFVGPPGVGKTSLGRSIARALGREFVRLSLGGVRDEAEIRGHRRTYVGALPGRIIQGIKQAGTSNPVFMLDELDKIGADFRGDPSSALLELLDPEQNHAFSDHYINLPFDLSNVMFIATANVMDPIPSALKDRLEVIRLAGYTAEEKLSIARQYLVPRQQKANGLKKGNVRFSDNAIMKLITGYTAESGLRNLERELGSICRKVARRVAEGRKDPVLVTETAVTRFLGAPRYLPEEERREDEIGVATGLAWTEVGGEILYIEVSTMKGKGNLTLTGQLGDVMKESAQAALSYARAHAVELGIDPDIFETIDLHVHVPAGAIPKDGPSAGVTMATALISALSGRRVSKDVAMTGEITLRGKVLPIGGLKEKVLAAVQAHIGTIIIPRRNEKDLEDIPRHLRKKVEFVLARTMDEVLAAALKGTA, from the coding sequence TTGGCCCAACCCACCGAAAACCGCGATTTGAATATTCCGAATGAACTCCCCCTTTTGCCCGTGCGGGATGTGGTTATCTTCCCCTATATGATTCTCCCCCTCTTCGTCGGACGGGAGAAATCGATCGCCGCCGTGGAGGCCGCTCTTTCCCGGGACCGGATGATCTTTCTCGCCACGCAGAGGGAGATGGGGGAGGAAGAACCGCAGCCCGAAGACATCTTTACCGTCGGCACGGTGGCGATGATCATGCGTATGCTCAAACTCCCCGACGGGCGGGTCAAGATTCTGGTGCAGGGGCTGGCCAAGGGTCGCCTCGAGGCATTCACGTCCGAGGCCCCCTTCTTTACCGCCCGGATCGAGCGCCTGGTCGAGCCCCGCCTCAGCGAGCTCCCCCTCGAGGTCGAAGCCCTGATGCGCACCGTGCGGGACCAGCTCGCCGAGCTGCTCAATATGGGAAGGACCCTCGCTCCCGAGGTCATGGTGGTGGTGGAGAATATCGAAGACCCGGGGAGCCTCGCCGACCTTGTGGCCAGCAACATGGGTCTCAAGGTCGCCAGCGCCCAGGAGCTGATCGAAGTTCTCGACCCCCTCGAGCGGCTGCGGAGGGTCAAGGATCTCCTGGCCAAGGAGCTGGAGCTGATGTCGGTGCAAAACCGTATCCAGAGCCAGGCCAAGGAGGAGATGGGAAAATCGCAGCGGGAATATTTTCTCCGGGAGCAGCTGCGGGCCATTCAGTCCGAGCTGGGGGAAGCCGACGCCCGCGCCGAGGAGATCGCCGAGCTCCGGCAGAAGCTGGAGGCGGCCGGTCTCCCCGAGACGGCCAGGGGTGAGGCCGAAAAACAACTCAAGCGCCTGGAAACCATGCACCCGGAGGCCGCCGAGTATTCTATCCTGCGTACCTACATGGACTGGCTGGTGGAGCTCCCCTGGAGCAGGACGACCCGGGACAACCTCGATCTGAAGAAGGCGCGCAAGGTCCTCGACGAGGACCACTATAATCTGGAGAAGGTCAAGGAGCGCATCCTCGAATTCCTCGCCGTGCGCAAACTCAAGAAGGAGCTCAAGGGGCCGGTGCTCTGTTTCGTCGGCCCCCCGGGGGTCGGCAAAACGAGTCTCGGCCGCTCCATCGCCCGCGCCCTCGGGCGGGAGTTCGTCCGGCTCTCCCTGGGCGGAGTTCGGGATGAGGCCGAGATCCGCGGCCATCGCCGCACCTACGTCGGGGCGCTTCCGGGGCGGATCATCCAGGGAATCAAGCAGGCCGGGACCAGCAACCCGGTCTTCATGCTCGACGAACTCGACAAGATCGGCGCCGATTTCCGCGGCGATCCCTCCTCGGCCCTCCTCGAACTTCTCGACCCCGAGCAGAATCACGCCTTTTCCGACCACTACATCAATCTCCCCTTTGACCTCTCCAACGTGATGTTTATCGCCACGGCCAACGTCATGGACCCGATCCCCTCGGCCCTCAAGGACCGTCTCGAGGTGATTCGCCTGGCGGGGTATACGGCGGAGGAAAAACTCTCCATTGCCCGGCAGTACCTGGTCCCCCGCCAGCAGAAGGCCAACGGACTCAAGAAGGGGAACGTGCGTTTCTCCGACAATGCGATCATGAAACTGATTACCGGGTACACCGCCGAATCGGGGCTACGCAACCTGGAGCGGGAGCTGGGGAGTATCTGCCGCAAGGTGGCCCGCCGGGTCGCCGAGGGGCGCAAAGACCCGGTGCTGGTCACCGAGACGGCCGTGACCCGTTTCCTCGGAGCGCCCCGCTACCTCCCCGAGGAGGAGCGCCGGGAGGACGAGATCGGCGTGGCCACCGGCCTGGCCTGGACGGAAGTCGGCGGCGAAATCCTCTATATCGAGGTCAGCACCATGAAGGGGAAGGGGAACCTGACGCTCACCGGTCAGCTCGGCGACGTCATGAAGGAGAGTGCCCAGGCCGCCCTCTCCTATGCCCGGGCGCACGCCGTGGAGCTGGGGATCGATCCCGATATTTTCGAAACGATCGATCTGCATGTCCATGTCCCCGCCGGGGCGATCCCCAAGGACGGCCCGAGCGCCGGGGTGACCATGGCCACGGCGCTGATCTCGGCCCTTTCCGGCCGCCGGGTCAGCAAGGACGTGGCGATGACCGGCGAGATCACCCTGCGCGGGAAGGTTCTTCCCATCGGCGGCCTCAAGGAAAAGGTCCTGGCGGCGGTGCAGGCCCACATCGGCACCATCATCATTCCCCGGCGCAACGAGAAGGATCTCGAGGATATTCCCCGTCACCTGCGCAAGAAGGTCGAATTCGTTCTGGCCCGCACCATGGACGAGGTTCTGGCCGCGGCGCTGAAGGGGACCGCGTGA
- a CDS encoding NRDE family protein — protein sequence MCLILLAYRSHPDYPLILAANRDEFYDRPTAPARFWPESPRLLAGRDLRRGGTWLGVTRDGRWSAVTNVREADRTMTGGRSRGELVKGFLAGEESPEDFLSQLNAEAGTYPGFNLLAGTPENLWYLSNRVDGVRLLSPGLYGLSNALLDTPWPKVVRCRRALASALALSGSSLEADLFALLADRNVPPDSELPDTGFGLPWERLLSPPFILSPAYGTRSSTVLMVSGDGQASLIERTFSPGEGPDHFKEIRHVFPIKGG from the coding sequence ATGTGTCTTATTCTCCTTGCTTACCGCAGCCATCCCGACTATCCGCTGATCCTCGCCGCCAATCGCGACGAGTTCTACGACCGCCCGACCGCTCCGGCGCGCTTCTGGCCGGAGTCGCCGCGCCTGCTGGCCGGGCGCGACCTGCGAAGAGGCGGGACCTGGCTGGGGGTGACCCGGGACGGTCGTTGGTCGGCGGTGACCAATGTCCGCGAGGCGGACCGGACCATGACGGGGGGCCGTTCCCGGGGGGAGCTGGTGAAGGGATTTCTGGCCGGGGAAGAGAGCCCCGAGGACTTTCTCTCGCAGTTGAACGCCGAGGCGGGGACCTATCCCGGCTTCAATCTCCTGGCCGGTACGCCGGAGAATCTCTGGTATCTCTCCAATCGCGTCGACGGCGTCCGCCTCCTGTCCCCTGGACTCTACGGCCTGAGCAACGCCCTTCTGGATACCCCCTGGCCGAAGGTCGTCCGCTGCCGGAGGGCCCTCGCCTCCGCCCTTGCCCTTTCGGGATCTTCCCTGGAGGCCGATCTCTTCGCCCTCCTGGCCGACCGGAACGTCCCCCCGGACAGCGAACTCCCCGACACCGGCTTCGGCCTCCCCTGGGAGCGCCTCCTCTCGCCCCCTTTCATCCTCTCCCCGGCCTACGGTACCCGGTCTTCGACCGTCCTGATGGTCTCCGGCGACGGCCAGGCGTCTCTGATTGAGCGTACCTTTTCTCCCGGGGAGGGTCCGGATCACTTTAAAGAGATCCGCCATGTTTTTCCCATCAAGGGGGGGTGA